The Rhinoderma darwinii isolate aRhiDar2 chromosome 8, aRhiDar2.hap1, whole genome shotgun sequence genome has a window encoding:
- the NEXMIF gene encoding neurite extension and migration factor isoform X2 codes for MLRLDASEEIWSEHQNDKLMDGQDDRESATQAVTPLLINEIRGNEPHDPVDDVKSFDAADAPVTFPALNQKEIHACHRALPPIISKEPCLLGPPSPLRLSDTAEHVSSDPSAQAISLTTCVTKDLSSWSLPSDSEKTPFTIMEPGTMSTLTGDCLMQQSRTCLGCFIETKDGVDPEPGVSLKMGDISRDYDTCPVSDMGIHCMSTADSLKYGDQLLSDQLLSFPVHKSQESDKRDPDKSDSDSEDPTQKNYYDGLLLDKCNGDEALLANPNQEWGYFESFISESKIELLDLCSKNELSVNLFSEEDVDNYMFDDDDSTLGSDVCSLKIRYESFQDNVREKTNALQEDAQFNFFPSVFTNCPKRESKGSKKRLVDPSQFKMEEGGIWEDDDEEEDDEEDVEGIKSGLNKTCGNMDVVQYISSKRSHFLDSVNSAEDSGEYSDDSSCSESSYDVLGDIKDCTRYLSREHSHSLIQPNYGLRVKRKVRYSDDYLYDMDSLENEKVVEKKEGAPEGPKEEDDDDWCPKKRRKVCRKEPPVIIKYIIINRFKGEKHMLIKLGKLDANETTVTLSDDQLGKYQKLAPPKGYWEEKRRTISAISAQRNLNGSENAIPPRKRKGQLANRHRLQRIQTIEQPVSREMLSSFDHRQGCSSKDEGSLNELHSITLETPSCVNGLHLSDIAKVAPVKCRSLERELKCADRKVIRRIKFKSEARLKCKQLKLEQVSESSTADPIESFPAIENQESAVLLKEENIPGASDSSHPSQCHADNEAKNSPFLQATCSPDKPLPSAHITTNVPVIPGGYLQTLLDASDSSSGTGITYFAPHPLGQHSVNIIQTEKQFSSLQLAQSCVLSPPSESELQQSPHHLDMEQSFPDMWHGKPPSSQAEFITNLREVSIISGDFGGSAAVSDADMTASGYSQVQPNSSKQLYHKTYLQEGQIQQDDSYQSCHYNSGDGHFVLQRGTLSTDNGRLISFDSVGSLSVSSSNYSSLSMKSCEKDGDDEISDDFLAHCSPKLVIQQSIDEITPLKESTDLLDISNFTPDKFRHSSLSEMSPPDTPNLSPQITATDAKSVGNIKAYQNSAQVVLNGPEKLKWNCTGLPPQEQSNSGFALNNHQFQFHMFNDEDSVSVLEKGPCLPAFDESAVPVHANGKASKSKKKLSASKNTGANQSSSPKSSKKKTPKACKGADKTQTKTPRQTTPKTPKKGKNANNEKSQSAGNRSGLLNNASLTKQALTDCMQLYEPGSSKTGKHRAGVNEWTLDKGNKAPWPEPRVGNGNNLLDDDQREFEEPSNILSNIASGMADVQRFMMASMEPFYNPVAPSDIPDILLTPESNSLKLKTLKILAGTPQEFKKKVNGSSAGGSKKSTNKGSGKNNAKFGVFDPSCTLGYGANLHAAFFDKNFGNLSILTNNVPTHKKLYRHKSTSKSLRDENCKGKRIDQAHKDPMVTAAFEKLR; via the exons GTTGGACGCTAGTGAAGAGATATGGAGTGAGCACCAGAACGATAAATTGATGGACGGCCAGGACGATAGAGAGTCTGCTACCCAAGCAGTCACCCCACTTTTGATTAATGAGATTAGAGGAAATG AGCCACATGATCCTGTGGATGATGTGAAGTCCTTTGATGCTGCAGATGCTCCTGTCACATTTCCAGCCTTAAATCAGAAAGAAATCCATGCCTGTCACAGAGCATTGCCTCCCATCATTTCCAAAGAGCCTTGCTTGCTGGGTCCTCCTTCTCCACTGCGTTTGTCAGATACAGCAGAACATGTCAGCAGTGACCCATCAGCCCAGGCCATATCCCTGACAACCTGTGTCACCAAAGACCTAAGTTCTTGGTCTTTGCCCAGCGACAGTGAGAAAACACCTTTCACCATTATGGAGCCTGGGACAATGTCAACCTTGACTGGCGACTGCTTGATGCAGCAAAGTCGGACTTGCTTGGGTTGTTTTATAGAAACAAAGGATGGAGTAGACCCAGAACCTGGTGTCAGTTTAAAAATGGGAGATATAAGTAGAGACTATGACACGTGTCCAGTTTCTGACATGGGGATTCACTGCATGAGTACAGCTGACAGTCTCAAATATGGTGATCAGCTACTCTCGGACCAGCTATTAAGCTTCCCTGTCCATAAATCACAAGAGTCTGATAAAAGGGACCCAGACAAATCTGACAGTGATTCAGAGGACCCCACTCAAAAGAACTATTATGATGGTCTACTACTGGACAAATGCAATGGAGATGAGGCACTGCTGGCTAACCCTAACCAGGAATGGGGCTACTTTGAATCATTTATTAGTGAGAGTAAAATTGAACTACTTGACTTGTGCTCCAAAAATGAGCTGTCTGTTAATTTGTTTTCAGAAGAAGACGTGGATAATTACAtgtttgatgatgatgattctacGCTTGGCAGTGATGTGTGCTCTTTGAAAATCAGGTATGAATCATTTCAAGACAATGTGAGAGAGAAGACAAATGCCCTACAAGAAGATGCTCAGTTTAATTTCTTCCCAAGTGTCTTCACTAACTGTCCCAAGAGAGAAAGTAAAGGGTCAAAAAAGAGGTTAGTTGACCCTTCTCAATTTAAAATGGAAGAAGGTGGGATATGGGAAGATGATGATGAAGaagaagatgatgaagaagatgTTGAAGGTATAAAATCTGGCTTAAATAAGACCTGTGGAAATATGGATGTGGTGCAATATATAAGCTCTAAAAGAAGTCATTTTCTGGATTCCGTTAACTCAGCTGAAGACTCAGGCGAGTACAGTGATGATAGCTCATGCAGTGAATCTTCATATGATGTGCTAGGAGACATCAAGGACTGCACAAGATACCTATCACGTGAACACTCTCATTCCCTGATCCAACCAAATTATGGTCTGAGGGTAAAAAGGAAAGTCAGGTACAGTGATGACTACTTGTATGACATGGATTCACTGGAGAATGAAAAGGTTGTTGAGAAGAAGGAAGGAGCACCGGAAGGACCCAAAGAAGAAGATGATGATGACTGGTGCCCCAAGAAACGTCGGAAAGTTTGCAGAAAAGAGCCACCTGTAATCATCAAGTATATAATCATCAATAGGTTTAAAGGAGAGAAGCACATGTTGATCAAGCTTGGAAAGCTTGATGCAAATGAGACCACAGTGACTTTGAGTGATGATCAGCTGGGAAAATACCAAAAGCTTGCTCCACCTAAAGGATACTGGGAAGAGAAAAGGAGGACCATCTCAGCCATCAGTGCGCAAAGAAATCTTAATGGAAGTGAAAATGCCATTCCACCAAGAAAGCGAAAAGGACAGCTAGCAAACCGACACAGGCTGCAGAGGATACAAACTATTGAACAACCAGTGAGCAGAGAGATGCTCTCTTCTTTTGACCACAGACAGGGATGTAGTAGCAAAGATGAGGGTAGCCTTAATGAATTGCATTCTATAACTCTGGAAACCCCAAGCTGTGTGAATGGATTGCACTTAAGTGACATAGCCAAGGTTGCCCCTGTAAAATGCAGATCTTTAGAAAGGGAATTAAAATGTGCCGACCGGAAAGTGATAAGAAGAATAAAATTTAAAAGTGAAGCCAGGTTGAAATGCAAACAGCTAAAACTAGAGCAAGTGAGTGAAAGTAGTACAGCAGATCCAATAGAAAGCTTCCCTGCCATTGAGAACCAGGAATCAGCAGTCCTTTTAAAAGAGGAAAACATTCCCGGTGCATCAGACAGTTCCCATCCATCTCAGTGCCATGCTGATAATGAAGCTAAAAATTCTCCATTTCTGCAAGCCACCTGCTCTCCCGACAAGCCATTACCATCTGCTCACATCACTACCAAtgtaccagttatccctggagGGTATCTACAGACTTTGTTAGATGCATCAGATTCATCTAGTGGCACTGGTATAACATACTTTGCCCCTCATCCCTTGGGGCAGCACTCAGTTAACATCATACAGACAGAAAAACAGTTCAGTTCGCTTCAACTTGCGCAGAGCTGTGTGCTTTCCCCCCCTTCCGAGTCTGAGCTGCAGCAGTCACCCCATCATTTAGATATGGAGCAGAGCTTCCCAGACATGTGGCATGGCAAGCCCCCTAGCAGTCAGGCTGAGTTCATAACTAACCTTAGGGAAGTGTCCATCATATCCGGAGATTTTggcggttctgctgctgtatcagATGCAGACATGACAGCCTCTGGATATAGTCAAGTTCAACCGAACAGCAGCAAACAGCTGTACCACAAAACATATTTGCAAGAAGGCCAGATTCAGCAGGATGACTCttatcagtcctgtcattataataGTGGAGATGGGCATTTTGTTTTGCAGAGAGGCACACTTAGTACAGACAATGGAAGGCTTATTAGTTTTGACTCAGTAGGCTCATTGTCAGTTAGTTCTagtaattacagctctttaagcaTGAAATCTTGTGAAAAGGATGGAGATGATGAAATAAGTGATGATTTCTTAGCTcattgcagccccaaacttgtaaTTCAGCAAAGCATTGATGAAATCACTCCACTAAAGGAATCTACTGACCTTCTGGACATCTCCAACTTCACCCCTGACAAATTCCGCCACTCATCCCTATCAGAAATGTCACCACCAGATACTCCCAACCTTTCCCCTCAAATTACAGCCACAGATGCAAAGTCAGTAGGGAACATAAAGGCTTATCAAAATAGTGCCCAGGTAGTGCTTAATGGACCAGAAAAGCTTAAGTGGAACTGTACTGGTCTTCCTCCACAGGAGCAGTCCAACAGTGGCTTTGCACTAAATAACCATCAGTTTCAATTTCATATGTTTAATGATGAAGATTCTGTCAGTGTACTAGAGAAGGGTCCATGTTTGCCAGCATTTGATGAGTCTGCTGTTCCTGTCCATGCCAATGGCAAAGCCTCAAAGTCAAAAAAGAAACTGTCTGCTAGCAAAAACACAGGTGCCAACCAAAGTTCTTCTCCAAAAAGTAGCAAGAAGAAAACCCCTAAAGCCTGCAAGGGGGCAGACAAAACACAAACAAAGACTCCTCGACAAACAACCCCTAAAACACCCAAGAAAGGAAAAAATGCCAACAATGAAAAATCCCAAAGTGCAGGCAATCGATCAGGTCTATTGAATAATGCAAGTCTTACAAAACAGGCTTTAACTGACTGCATGCAGCTTTACGAGCCTGGCTCATCCAAGACAGGGAAGCACCGAGCTGGGGTCAATGAATGGACGCTTGATAAAGGTAACAAGGCTCCTTGGCCTGAGCCTAGGGTTGGGAATGGAAACAATCTCCTTGATGATGACCAGAGAGAATTTGAGGAACCTTCTAACATTCTTTCCAATATTGCATCTGGAATGGCTGATGTACAGAGGTTCATGATGGCATCAATGGAGCCCTTTTACAACCCTGTTGCGCCCAGCGACATCCCTGATATACTACTGACTCCAGAGTCAAACAGCCTAAAATTGAAAACATTGAAAATCTTGGCTGGGACACCACAAGAATTTAAGAAAAAAGTAAATGGCAGCTCGGCGGGTGGCTCCAAAAAGTCAACCAACAAGGGCTCAGGTAAGAACAATGCTAAGTTTGGAGTCTTTGATCCAAGCTGTACATTAGGTTATGGAGCCAACCTTCATGCAGCCTTCTTTGATAAGAACTTTGGAAATCTCAGTATTTTAACCAATAATGTACCAACACACAAAAAGTTGTATCGTCATAAATCAACATCTAAGTCTCTGCGAGATGAAAACTGTAAAGGGAAAAGAATAGACCAAGCACACAAGGACCCCATGGTCACAGCTGCATTTGAAAAACTGAGGTAA
- the NEXMIF gene encoding neurite extension and migration factor isoform X1: protein MHSSRLDASEEIWSEHQNDKLMDGQDDRESATQAVTPLLINEIRGNEPHDPVDDVKSFDAADAPVTFPALNQKEIHACHRALPPIISKEPCLLGPPSPLRLSDTAEHVSSDPSAQAISLTTCVTKDLSSWSLPSDSEKTPFTIMEPGTMSTLTGDCLMQQSRTCLGCFIETKDGVDPEPGVSLKMGDISRDYDTCPVSDMGIHCMSTADSLKYGDQLLSDQLLSFPVHKSQESDKRDPDKSDSDSEDPTQKNYYDGLLLDKCNGDEALLANPNQEWGYFESFISESKIELLDLCSKNELSVNLFSEEDVDNYMFDDDDSTLGSDVCSLKIRYESFQDNVREKTNALQEDAQFNFFPSVFTNCPKRESKGSKKRLVDPSQFKMEEGGIWEDDDEEEDDEEDVEGIKSGLNKTCGNMDVVQYISSKRSHFLDSVNSAEDSGEYSDDSSCSESSYDVLGDIKDCTRYLSREHSHSLIQPNYGLRVKRKVRYSDDYLYDMDSLENEKVVEKKEGAPEGPKEEDDDDWCPKKRRKVCRKEPPVIIKYIIINRFKGEKHMLIKLGKLDANETTVTLSDDQLGKYQKLAPPKGYWEEKRRTISAISAQRNLNGSENAIPPRKRKGQLANRHRLQRIQTIEQPVSREMLSSFDHRQGCSSKDEGSLNELHSITLETPSCVNGLHLSDIAKVAPVKCRSLERELKCADRKVIRRIKFKSEARLKCKQLKLEQVSESSTADPIESFPAIENQESAVLLKEENIPGASDSSHPSQCHADNEAKNSPFLQATCSPDKPLPSAHITTNVPVIPGGYLQTLLDASDSSSGTGITYFAPHPLGQHSVNIIQTEKQFSSLQLAQSCVLSPPSESELQQSPHHLDMEQSFPDMWHGKPPSSQAEFITNLREVSIISGDFGGSAAVSDADMTASGYSQVQPNSSKQLYHKTYLQEGQIQQDDSYQSCHYNSGDGHFVLQRGTLSTDNGRLISFDSVGSLSVSSSNYSSLSMKSCEKDGDDEISDDFLAHCSPKLVIQQSIDEITPLKESTDLLDISNFTPDKFRHSSLSEMSPPDTPNLSPQITATDAKSVGNIKAYQNSAQVVLNGPEKLKWNCTGLPPQEQSNSGFALNNHQFQFHMFNDEDSVSVLEKGPCLPAFDESAVPVHANGKASKSKKKLSASKNTGANQSSSPKSSKKKTPKACKGADKTQTKTPRQTTPKTPKKGKNANNEKSQSAGNRSGLLNNASLTKQALTDCMQLYEPGSSKTGKHRAGVNEWTLDKGNKAPWPEPRVGNGNNLLDDDQREFEEPSNILSNIASGMADVQRFMMASMEPFYNPVAPSDIPDILLTPESNSLKLKTLKILAGTPQEFKKKVNGSSAGGSKKSTNKGSGKNNAKFGVFDPSCTLGYGANLHAAFFDKNFGNLSILTNNVPTHKKLYRHKSTSKSLRDENCKGKRIDQAHKDPMVTAAFEKLR from the exons GTTGGACGCTAGTGAAGAGATATGGAGTGAGCACCAGAACGATAAATTGATGGACGGCCAGGACGATAGAGAGTCTGCTACCCAAGCAGTCACCCCACTTTTGATTAATGAGATTAGAGGAAATG AGCCACATGATCCTGTGGATGATGTGAAGTCCTTTGATGCTGCAGATGCTCCTGTCACATTTCCAGCCTTAAATCAGAAAGAAATCCATGCCTGTCACAGAGCATTGCCTCCCATCATTTCCAAAGAGCCTTGCTTGCTGGGTCCTCCTTCTCCACTGCGTTTGTCAGATACAGCAGAACATGTCAGCAGTGACCCATCAGCCCAGGCCATATCCCTGACAACCTGTGTCACCAAAGACCTAAGTTCTTGGTCTTTGCCCAGCGACAGTGAGAAAACACCTTTCACCATTATGGAGCCTGGGACAATGTCAACCTTGACTGGCGACTGCTTGATGCAGCAAAGTCGGACTTGCTTGGGTTGTTTTATAGAAACAAAGGATGGAGTAGACCCAGAACCTGGTGTCAGTTTAAAAATGGGAGATATAAGTAGAGACTATGACACGTGTCCAGTTTCTGACATGGGGATTCACTGCATGAGTACAGCTGACAGTCTCAAATATGGTGATCAGCTACTCTCGGACCAGCTATTAAGCTTCCCTGTCCATAAATCACAAGAGTCTGATAAAAGGGACCCAGACAAATCTGACAGTGATTCAGAGGACCCCACTCAAAAGAACTATTATGATGGTCTACTACTGGACAAATGCAATGGAGATGAGGCACTGCTGGCTAACCCTAACCAGGAATGGGGCTACTTTGAATCATTTATTAGTGAGAGTAAAATTGAACTACTTGACTTGTGCTCCAAAAATGAGCTGTCTGTTAATTTGTTTTCAGAAGAAGACGTGGATAATTACAtgtttgatgatgatgattctacGCTTGGCAGTGATGTGTGCTCTTTGAAAATCAGGTATGAATCATTTCAAGACAATGTGAGAGAGAAGACAAATGCCCTACAAGAAGATGCTCAGTTTAATTTCTTCCCAAGTGTCTTCACTAACTGTCCCAAGAGAGAAAGTAAAGGGTCAAAAAAGAGGTTAGTTGACCCTTCTCAATTTAAAATGGAAGAAGGTGGGATATGGGAAGATGATGATGAAGaagaagatgatgaagaagatgTTGAAGGTATAAAATCTGGCTTAAATAAGACCTGTGGAAATATGGATGTGGTGCAATATATAAGCTCTAAAAGAAGTCATTTTCTGGATTCCGTTAACTCAGCTGAAGACTCAGGCGAGTACAGTGATGATAGCTCATGCAGTGAATCTTCATATGATGTGCTAGGAGACATCAAGGACTGCACAAGATACCTATCACGTGAACACTCTCATTCCCTGATCCAACCAAATTATGGTCTGAGGGTAAAAAGGAAAGTCAGGTACAGTGATGACTACTTGTATGACATGGATTCACTGGAGAATGAAAAGGTTGTTGAGAAGAAGGAAGGAGCACCGGAAGGACCCAAAGAAGAAGATGATGATGACTGGTGCCCCAAGAAACGTCGGAAAGTTTGCAGAAAAGAGCCACCTGTAATCATCAAGTATATAATCATCAATAGGTTTAAAGGAGAGAAGCACATGTTGATCAAGCTTGGAAAGCTTGATGCAAATGAGACCACAGTGACTTTGAGTGATGATCAGCTGGGAAAATACCAAAAGCTTGCTCCACCTAAAGGATACTGGGAAGAGAAAAGGAGGACCATCTCAGCCATCAGTGCGCAAAGAAATCTTAATGGAAGTGAAAATGCCATTCCACCAAGAAAGCGAAAAGGACAGCTAGCAAACCGACACAGGCTGCAGAGGATACAAACTATTGAACAACCAGTGAGCAGAGAGATGCTCTCTTCTTTTGACCACAGACAGGGATGTAGTAGCAAAGATGAGGGTAGCCTTAATGAATTGCATTCTATAACTCTGGAAACCCCAAGCTGTGTGAATGGATTGCACTTAAGTGACATAGCCAAGGTTGCCCCTGTAAAATGCAGATCTTTAGAAAGGGAATTAAAATGTGCCGACCGGAAAGTGATAAGAAGAATAAAATTTAAAAGTGAAGCCAGGTTGAAATGCAAACAGCTAAAACTAGAGCAAGTGAGTGAAAGTAGTACAGCAGATCCAATAGAAAGCTTCCCTGCCATTGAGAACCAGGAATCAGCAGTCCTTTTAAAAGAGGAAAACATTCCCGGTGCATCAGACAGTTCCCATCCATCTCAGTGCCATGCTGATAATGAAGCTAAAAATTCTCCATTTCTGCAAGCCACCTGCTCTCCCGACAAGCCATTACCATCTGCTCACATCACTACCAAtgtaccagttatccctggagGGTATCTACAGACTTTGTTAGATGCATCAGATTCATCTAGTGGCACTGGTATAACATACTTTGCCCCTCATCCCTTGGGGCAGCACTCAGTTAACATCATACAGACAGAAAAACAGTTCAGTTCGCTTCAACTTGCGCAGAGCTGTGTGCTTTCCCCCCCTTCCGAGTCTGAGCTGCAGCAGTCACCCCATCATTTAGATATGGAGCAGAGCTTCCCAGACATGTGGCATGGCAAGCCCCCTAGCAGTCAGGCTGAGTTCATAACTAACCTTAGGGAAGTGTCCATCATATCCGGAGATTTTggcggttctgctgctgtatcagATGCAGACATGACAGCCTCTGGATATAGTCAAGTTCAACCGAACAGCAGCAAACAGCTGTACCACAAAACATATTTGCAAGAAGGCCAGATTCAGCAGGATGACTCttatcagtcctgtcattataataGTGGAGATGGGCATTTTGTTTTGCAGAGAGGCACACTTAGTACAGACAATGGAAGGCTTATTAGTTTTGACTCAGTAGGCTCATTGTCAGTTAGTTCTagtaattacagctctttaagcaTGAAATCTTGTGAAAAGGATGGAGATGATGAAATAAGTGATGATTTCTTAGCTcattgcagccccaaacttgtaaTTCAGCAAAGCATTGATGAAATCACTCCACTAAAGGAATCTACTGACCTTCTGGACATCTCCAACTTCACCCCTGACAAATTCCGCCACTCATCCCTATCAGAAATGTCACCACCAGATACTCCCAACCTTTCCCCTCAAATTACAGCCACAGATGCAAAGTCAGTAGGGAACATAAAGGCTTATCAAAATAGTGCCCAGGTAGTGCTTAATGGACCAGAAAAGCTTAAGTGGAACTGTACTGGTCTTCCTCCACAGGAGCAGTCCAACAGTGGCTTTGCACTAAATAACCATCAGTTTCAATTTCATATGTTTAATGATGAAGATTCTGTCAGTGTACTAGAGAAGGGTCCATGTTTGCCAGCATTTGATGAGTCTGCTGTTCCTGTCCATGCCAATGGCAAAGCCTCAAAGTCAAAAAAGAAACTGTCTGCTAGCAAAAACACAGGTGCCAACCAAAGTTCTTCTCCAAAAAGTAGCAAGAAGAAAACCCCTAAAGCCTGCAAGGGGGCAGACAAAACACAAACAAAGACTCCTCGACAAACAACCCCTAAAACACCCAAGAAAGGAAAAAATGCCAACAATGAAAAATCCCAAAGTGCAGGCAATCGATCAGGTCTATTGAATAATGCAAGTCTTACAAAACAGGCTTTAACTGACTGCATGCAGCTTTACGAGCCTGGCTCATCCAAGACAGGGAAGCACCGAGCTGGGGTCAATGAATGGACGCTTGATAAAGGTAACAAGGCTCCTTGGCCTGAGCCTAGGGTTGGGAATGGAAACAATCTCCTTGATGATGACCAGAGAGAATTTGAGGAACCTTCTAACATTCTTTCCAATATTGCATCTGGAATGGCTGATGTACAGAGGTTCATGATGGCATCAATGGAGCCCTTTTACAACCCTGTTGCGCCCAGCGACATCCCTGATATACTACTGACTCCAGAGTCAAACAGCCTAAAATTGAAAACATTGAAAATCTTGGCTGGGACACCACAAGAATTTAAGAAAAAAGTAAATGGCAGCTCGGCGGGTGGCTCCAAAAAGTCAACCAACAAGGGCTCAGGTAAGAACAATGCTAAGTTTGGAGTCTTTGATCCAAGCTGTACATTAGGTTATGGAGCCAACCTTCATGCAGCCTTCTTTGATAAGAACTTTGGAAATCTCAGTATTTTAACCAATAATGTACCAACACACAAAAAGTTGTATCGTCATAAATCAACATCTAAGTCTCTGCGAGATGAAAACTGTAAAGGGAAAAGAATAGACCAAGCACACAAGGACCCCATGGTCACAGCTGCATTTGAAAAACTGAGGTAA